Proteins encoded together in one Salmo trutta chromosome 3, fSalTru1.1, whole genome shotgun sequence window:
- the clec3ba gene encoding tetranectin yields the protein MRVSGVRLLFCLLLLGQSTFQQTSSKKKGGKKDAENNAAIEELKKQIDNIVLELNLLKEQQALQSVCLKGIKIIGKCFLADTAKKIYHTAYDDCIAKGGTISTPLTGDDNDQLVDYVRRSIGPEEHIWLGINDMVTEGEWLDQAGTNLRFKNWETDITNQPDGGRTHNCAILSTTANGKWFDESCRAEKASVCEFNIV from the exons ATGCGTGTCAGTGGTGTGCGTTTGTTGTTTTGCCTTCTCCTCCTCGGGCAATCCACATTCCAACAGACCTCATCTAAGAAAAAGGGCGGAAAGAAAG ATGCTGAAAATAATGCTGCCATTGAGGAGCTGAAGAAACAGATTGATAACATAGTGCTGGAGTTGAATCTATTGAAAGAGCAGCAAGCCTTGCAATCAG TTTGCCTGAAAGGCATCAAGATTATTGGCAAGTGTTTCCTGGCCGACACCGCTAAGAAGATCTACCACACAGCCTACGATGACTGCATTGCTAAAGGGGGCACAATCAGCACCCCTTTGACAGGGGATGACAACGATCAGCTCGTCGACTACGTCCGCCGGAGCATTGGCCCTGAGGAACACATTTGGCTGGGCATCAATGACATGGTGACCGAGGGGGAATGGCTCGACCAGGCGGGCACCAACCTGCGCTTTAAGAACTGGGAGACTGACATTACCAACCAACCAGACGGTGGACGTACCCACAACTGTGCCATCCTTTCCACCACTGCCAATGGAAAGTGGTTTGATGAGAGCTGTCGTGCTGAGAAGGCGTCTGTTTGCGAATTCAATATCGTCTGA
- the LOC115175598 gene encoding fasciculation and elongation protein zeta-2 isoform X2, with the protein MAVSLAHFDDEWHDFKEFEPISEQGTRMDRVNLVVEQVTGVLKVLPELNNSFSGEIGSLKSMEDLVNNFDEKLTVCFRNFNTKTENIAPVNIITEDTTLRNDEIWNALADNYGNVMAVDWKQSRARSLHLPSLNLENKPRVDDVTLELSDDEELREQMDMHTIIVSCLNDEPLFTAEQVIEEIEEMMQDSPDLEAEQNHPSQSDLSTLSLDIQRSRTNHSYEEREKTLCVSELNERLEEVETAIRRYSEELIQHLALRDELDFEKEVKNSFISILIDVQNRQKEHKELLKKKKKLKSGAGALQGRPERTQALGSYLTTVIPYEKKGGPPSVEDLQILTQILQAMRDDSDKVPSLLTDYILKVLCPT; encoded by the exons ATGGCGGTGTCCCTTGCGCATTTCGATGATGAGTGGCACGATTTTAAGGAATTTGAGCCGATTTCAGAGCAGGGGACTCGGATGGACCGAGTAAACTTGGTTGTCGAGCAGGTGACAGGCGTTCTGAAGGTCCTTCCAGAGCTCAACAATAGCTTTTCGGGCGAAATAGGCAGCTTAAAGTCCATGGAAGATCTGGTGAACAATTTCGACGAGAAATTGACAGTGTGTTTCCGAAATTTCAACACCAAAACTGAGAACATTGCCCCTGTAAACATTATCACCGAGGATACAACACTGAGGAACGACGA GATCTGGAATGCTCTTGCAGATAATTATGGTAATGTCATGGCAGTGGACTGGAAACAGTCTAGAGCgcgctccctccatctccccagtCTAAACCTCGAAAACAAACCA AGGGTGGATGATGTAACACTGGAGCTGTCCGACGATGAGGAGCTGAGGGAACAGATGGACATGCACACCATCATCGTCTCCTGCCTCAATGACGAACCCCTCTTCACCGCAGAACAG GTTAttgaggagatagaggagatgaTGCAGGACTCTCCTGACCTGGAGGCAGAGCAGAACCACCCCTCTCAGTCAGACCTTTCCACACTCTCTCTAGACATCCAGCGCTCCAGAACAAACCACAGCTATGAAGAGC gagagAAAACTCTGTGTGTATCAGAGCTGAATGAGCGGCTAGAGGAGGTGGAGACGGCCATCAGACGTTACAGTGAGGAGCTGATTCAACACCTGGCCCTCAGGGACGAACTGGACTTTGAAAAAGAGGTGAAGAACAGCTTCATCTCTATCctgatagatgtgcagaacaGACAAAAGGAACACAAGGAACTactaaagaaaaagaaaaaactcAAGAGTGGTGCCGGGGCCCTGCAGGGCCGACCAGAGAGAACACAAGCACTAGGATCA TATCTGACCACAGTCATCCCATATGAGAAGAAAGGAGGTCCTCCATCGGTGGAAGATCTTCAGATCCTTACCCAAA TCCTGCAAGCTATGAGAGATGACAGTGACAAGGTGCCCAGCCTTCTGACAGACTACATTCTCAAAG TGCTTTGCCCAACATAG
- the LOC115175598 gene encoding fasciculation and elongation protein zeta-2 isoform X3 → MKLRIWNALADNYGNVMAVDWKQSRARSLHLPSLNLENKPRVDDVTLELSDDEELREQMDMHTIIVSCLNDEPLFTAEQVIEEIEEMMQDSPDLEAEQNHPSQSDLSTLSLDIQRSRTNHSYEEREKTLCVSELNERLEEVETAIRRYSEELIQHLALRDELDFEKEVKNSFISILIDVQNRQKEHKELLKKKKKLKSGAGALQGRPERTQALGSRFSMEGLSSAIQNGFRQTFGSGGIERQYLTTVIPYEKKGGPPSVEDLQILTQILQAMRDDSDKVPSLLTDYILKVLCPT, encoded by the exons GATCTGGAATGCTCTTGCAGATAATTATGGTAATGTCATGGCAGTGGACTGGAAACAGTCTAGAGCgcgctccctccatctccccagtCTAAACCTCGAAAACAAACCA AGGGTGGATGATGTAACACTGGAGCTGTCCGACGATGAGGAGCTGAGGGAACAGATGGACATGCACACCATCATCGTCTCCTGCCTCAATGACGAACCCCTCTTCACCGCAGAACAG GTTAttgaggagatagaggagatgaTGCAGGACTCTCCTGACCTGGAGGCAGAGCAGAACCACCCCTCTCAGTCAGACCTTTCCACACTCTCTCTAGACATCCAGCGCTCCAGAACAAACCACAGCTATGAAGAGC gagagAAAACTCTGTGTGTATCAGAGCTGAATGAGCGGCTAGAGGAGGTGGAGACGGCCATCAGACGTTACAGTGAGGAGCTGATTCAACACCTGGCCCTCAGGGACGAACTGGACTTTGAAAAAGAGGTGAAGAACAGCTTCATCTCTATCctgatagatgtgcagaacaGACAAAAGGAACACAAGGAACTactaaagaaaaagaaaaaactcAAGAGTGGTGCCGGGGCCCTGCAGGGCCGACCAGAGAGAACACAAGCACTAGGATCA CGCTTCAGCATGGAGGGGCTCTCCTCTGCCATTCAAAATGGCTTCCGGCAAACTTTTGGGAGTGGTGGCATTGAAAGACAG TATCTGACCACAGTCATCCCATATGAGAAGAAAGGAGGTCCTCCATCGGTGGAAGATCTTCAGATCCTTACCCAAA TCCTGCAAGCTATGAGAGATGACAGTGACAAGGTGCCCAGCCTTCTGACAGACTACATTCTCAAAG TGCTTTGCCCAACATAG
- the LOC115175598 gene encoding fasciculation and elongation protein zeta-2 isoform X1 yields the protein MAVSLAHFDDEWHDFKEFEPISEQGTRMDRVNLVVEQVTGVLKVLPELNNSFSGEIGSLKSMEDLVNNFDEKLTVCFRNFNTKTENIAPVNIITEDTTLRNDEIWNALADNYGNVMAVDWKQSRARSLHLPSLNLENKPRVDDVTLELSDDEELREQMDMHTIIVSCLNDEPLFTAEQVIEEIEEMMQDSPDLEAEQNHPSQSDLSTLSLDIQRSRTNHSYEEREKTLCVSELNERLEEVETAIRRYSEELIQHLALRDELDFEKEVKNSFISILIDVQNRQKEHKELLKKKKKLKSGAGALQGRPERTQALGSRFSMEGLSSAIQNGFRQTFGSGGIERQYLTTVIPYEKKGGPPSVEDLQILTQILQAMRDDSDKVPSLLTDYILKVLCPT from the exons ATGGCGGTGTCCCTTGCGCATTTCGATGATGAGTGGCACGATTTTAAGGAATTTGAGCCGATTTCAGAGCAGGGGACTCGGATGGACCGAGTAAACTTGGTTGTCGAGCAGGTGACAGGCGTTCTGAAGGTCCTTCCAGAGCTCAACAATAGCTTTTCGGGCGAAATAGGCAGCTTAAAGTCCATGGAAGATCTGGTGAACAATTTCGACGAGAAATTGACAGTGTGTTTCCGAAATTTCAACACCAAAACTGAGAACATTGCCCCTGTAAACATTATCACCGAGGATACAACACTGAGGAACGACGA GATCTGGAATGCTCTTGCAGATAATTATGGTAATGTCATGGCAGTGGACTGGAAACAGTCTAGAGCgcgctccctccatctccccagtCTAAACCTCGAAAACAAACCA AGGGTGGATGATGTAACACTGGAGCTGTCCGACGATGAGGAGCTGAGGGAACAGATGGACATGCACACCATCATCGTCTCCTGCCTCAATGACGAACCCCTCTTCACCGCAGAACAG GTTAttgaggagatagaggagatgaTGCAGGACTCTCCTGACCTGGAGGCAGAGCAGAACCACCCCTCTCAGTCAGACCTTTCCACACTCTCTCTAGACATCCAGCGCTCCAGAACAAACCACAGCTATGAAGAGC gagagAAAACTCTGTGTGTATCAGAGCTGAATGAGCGGCTAGAGGAGGTGGAGACGGCCATCAGACGTTACAGTGAGGAGCTGATTCAACACCTGGCCCTCAGGGACGAACTGGACTTTGAAAAAGAGGTGAAGAACAGCTTCATCTCTATCctgatagatgtgcagaacaGACAAAAGGAACACAAGGAACTactaaagaaaaagaaaaaactcAAGAGTGGTGCCGGGGCCCTGCAGGGCCGACCAGAGAGAACACAAGCACTAGGATCA CGCTTCAGCATGGAGGGGCTCTCCTCTGCCATTCAAAATGGCTTCCGGCAAACTTTTGGGAGTGGTGGCATTGAAAGACAG TATCTGACCACAGTCATCCCATATGAGAAGAAAGGAGGTCCTCCATCGGTGGAAGATCTTCAGATCCTTACCCAAA TCCTGCAAGCTATGAGAGATGACAGTGACAAGGTGCCCAGCCTTCTGACAGACTACATTCTCAAAG TGCTTTGCCCAACATAG